From the genome of Flavobacterium ovatum, one region includes:
- the rimK gene encoding 30S ribosomal protein S6--L-glutamate ligase, protein MSQNKVILGSEEWCSLPELGIPTIKARVDSGAKTSALHAINIAPFIKNEANWVKFDINPIQNNQKTVIHCEAPLIDKRIVKSSSGFREQRYVIQTTIDIGEEKWTIEMTLTNRDSMGYRMLLGREAMSGRVLVDPEQQYLLGQPTPENLKSLYKDAEKQTTGLRIGLLASNPELYSNKRIMEAGEMRGHEMHFLNIKECYMKLDAEKPEIHYRGGKILNKFDAIIPRIRPSATFYGCTLTRQFEALNVYCLNSSMAITQSRDKLYSLQLLLHSGIGIPTTGFANSPLDTNDLIKMVGGPPLIVKLLEGTQGKGVVLAETKKAAESVINAFKSLNANILVQEFIKEANGKDLRLFVIDGKVVATIQREAMPGEFRANIHLGGTASVIKATAEEKRIAIKAAKAMDLKVAGVDIIRSSKGPLLLEVNSSPGLEGIEGATNKDIAGEMIKAIEKNFIKSK, encoded by the coding sequence ATGTCTCAAAATAAAGTCATACTTGGTAGTGAAGAATGGTGTTCGCTTCCAGAATTAGGAATCCCAACCATCAAAGCACGTGTTGATTCAGGCGCTAAAACTTCCGCTTTACATGCCATAAATATTGCTCCTTTTATAAAAAATGAAGCAAATTGGGTGAAATTCGATATCAATCCAATTCAAAACAATCAAAAAACAGTTATCCACTGTGAAGCCCCACTTATTGATAAGCGAATTGTTAAAAGTTCAAGTGGATTCAGAGAACAGAGGTATGTCATCCAAACTACCATAGATATTGGAGAAGAAAAATGGACTATTGAAATGACGTTAACAAACCGAGATTCAATGGGCTACCGTATGCTTTTAGGTCGGGAAGCAATGAGCGGACGTGTATTAGTCGATCCCGAACAACAATACTTATTAGGACAACCAACTCCAGAAAACCTTAAAAGCCTTTACAAAGATGCTGAAAAACAAACTACAGGCTTACGTATTGGGCTATTAGCTAGTAATCCTGAATTGTACAGTAATAAAAGGATCATGGAAGCTGGTGAAATGCGCGGACATGAAATGCATTTTTTAAACATTAAAGAATGTTACATGAAACTCGATGCCGAAAAACCAGAGATTCATTATCGAGGCGGAAAAATATTAAATAAATTTGACGCTATTATCCCTAGAATACGTCCTAGTGCTACGTTTTATGGTTGTACTTTAACCCGTCAATTTGAAGCCTTAAATGTATATTGTTTAAATTCCTCAATGGCTATTACGCAGTCACGAGATAAATTATACTCCCTACAGTTATTACTACATAGTGGTATTGGTATTCCTACAACTGGATTTGCAAATTCCCCTTTGGATACTAATGATTTGATAAAAATGGTAGGCGGACCACCATTAATTGTAAAATTACTGGAAGGAACACAAGGAAAAGGAGTTGTATTAGCAGAAACAAAAAAAGCAGCAGAAAGTGTTATCAATGCTTTCAAAAGCTTAAATGCAAATATTCTTGTACAAGAATTCATCAAAGAGGCTAACGGAAAAGACTTACGCTTATTTGTAATCGATGGAAAAGTTGTAGCAACTATTCAACGAGAAGCTATGCCAGGTGAATTTAGAGCAAATATCCACTTAGGAGGAACCGCCTCAGTAATCAAAGCAACAGCTGAAGAAAAACGCATTGCAATTAAAGCAGCAAAAGCGATGGATTTAAAAGTAGCAGGTGTAGATATCATTCGTTCCTCTAAAGGTCCGTTATTACTGGAAGTAAATTCATCCCCTGGACTTGAAGGTATCGAGGGAGCGACTAATAAAGATATCGCTGGAGAAATGATTAAAGCAATTGAAAAGAACTTCATCAAATCAAAGTAA
- a CDS encoding inorganic phosphate transporter, with product MDFTLLIVIIILALIFDYINGFHDAANAIATVVATKVLSPFQAVLWAAFFNFLAYWVFGFGVADTVAKTAHTMDINLVVILAGVIAAICWNLLTWWLGIPSSSSHTLIGGFAGAAIAHAGFEVVSWYKEGKDGGMPSGVLIIIAFIVLAPLVGALMSYLISLWLLHSSKKSIYPKLFTLALMAFTIWFIEGQMVYYEAIEKPRFDSHFLSVAFEAHNLKWFLVAFIVLSVSMFCLIFSYLNLNQASYWLKKMQLLSSAAFSLGHGGNDSQKVMGVIAAAVAVYIHTTGAAQESLPEWLNVVLPNDKGDFHMPGWIPLACYTAIAAGTLSGGWKIVKTMGSKITKVTSFEGVAAETAGALTLYFTEHLKIPVSTTHTITGSIIGVGLTKRVSAVRWGVTVSLLWAWVLTIPISALLAALFYYILSAFI from the coding sequence ATGGATTTTACATTACTTATAGTTATAATAATTTTAGCCTTGATTTTTGACTACATCAATGGTTTTCATGATGCTGCTAATGCAATTGCTACTGTAGTTGCTACAAAGGTACTGTCGCCTTTTCAGGCGGTACTTTGGGCTGCTTTTTTTAATTTTTTAGCCTACTGGGTTTTTGGTTTTGGAGTGGCAGATACTGTTGCAAAAACTGCACACACTATGGATATTAATCTAGTCGTGATTCTCGCAGGTGTGATTGCGGCTATTTGCTGGAACTTACTCACTTGGTGGTTGGGAATTCCTTCTAGTTCTTCTCATACTTTGATTGGAGGTTTTGCTGGTGCAGCTATTGCACACGCAGGTTTTGAAGTGGTTTCATGGTATAAAGAAGGAAAAGATGGAGGAATGCCATCGGGAGTTTTAATCATCATTGCGTTTATTGTACTTGCACCTTTGGTAGGAGCGTTGATGTCCTATTTAATCTCTCTTTGGTTATTACATTCGTCGAAAAAAAGTATTTATCCTAAACTATTTACATTGGCTTTGATGGCTTTTACTATTTGGTTTATCGAAGGGCAAATGGTATATTATGAAGCTATAGAAAAACCACGTTTTGATTCTCATTTTCTGAGTGTTGCGTTTGAAGCTCATAATTTAAAATGGTTTTTGGTTGCTTTTATTGTATTGTCGGTAAGCATGTTTTGTTTGATTTTTAGTTATTTAAACTTAAATCAAGCATCATATTGGTTGAAAAAGATGCAATTATTGTCATCTGCAGCCTTTAGTTTAGGTCATGGTGGGAATGATTCTCAAAAAGTAATGGGAGTTATTGCTGCTGCTGTTGCAGTATATATTCATACAACTGGTGCGGCTCAAGAGAGTTTACCTGAATGGTTGAATGTGGTGCTACCAAATGATAAAGGAGATTTTCATATGCCAGGTTGGATTCCATTAGCTTGTTATACGGCAATTGCGGCAGGAACTTTAAGCGGTGGATGGAAAATTGTGAAAACAATGGGTTCTAAAATCACAAAAGTAACTTCGTTTGAAGGTGTGGCCGCGGAAACAGCTGGAGCTTTAACTTTATATTTTACAGAACATTTGAAGATTCCGGTGAGTACAACGCATACTATTACCGGTTCTATCATTGGAGTTGGATTGACTAAGCGTGTTTCTGCAGTTAGATGGGGTGTTACTGTGAGTTTGTTATGGGCTTGGGTATTAACGATTCCAATCTCGGCTTTGTTAGCAGCTTTGTTTTATTATATATTAAGTGCTTTTATTTAG